One window from the genome of Pantoea cypripedii encodes:
- the znuC gene encoding zinc ABC transporter ATP-binding protein ZnuC has protein sequence MSSLVTLENISVKFSQRPVLAGISLSLEPGRILTLLGPNGAGKSTLVRVVLGLLTPDTGSVKRSASLRIGYVPQKLHIDPTLPISVERFMRLSRGSRADAILPALKRVQAGHLLHAPLQKLSGGETQRVLLARALLSDPQLLVLDEPTQGVDVNGQVALYDLIDQLRRELNCGVLMVSHDLHLVMAKTDEVLCLNHHICCSGTPEAVSQHPEFIAMFGPRGAQQLAIYRHHHNHRHDLQGRIVLRKGNGPS, from the coding sequence ATGTCTTCACTTGTTACGCTCGAAAACATCTCCGTGAAATTCTCCCAACGTCCGGTACTGGCGGGTATCAGCCTGTCACTGGAGCCGGGAAGAATTCTGACCTTGCTTGGCCCGAATGGTGCCGGGAAATCAACACTTGTGCGCGTGGTGCTGGGTTTGCTGACGCCTGACACAGGCAGCGTCAAACGTAGCGCCAGTTTGCGCATCGGCTATGTGCCGCAGAAATTACATATTGACCCTACCCTGCCGATCAGCGTTGAACGTTTTATGCGTCTGTCGCGTGGCAGCCGTGCAGACGCCATCTTACCGGCGTTAAAACGCGTACAGGCTGGGCATCTGCTCCATGCGCCTTTGCAGAAATTATCCGGCGGTGAAACGCAGCGCGTGTTGCTGGCGAGGGCGTTACTCAGTGACCCGCAATTGCTGGTGCTGGATGAACCTACCCAGGGTGTCGATGTAAATGGTCAGGTCGCGTTGTATGACCTGATTGATCAGCTGCGGCGCGAGCTGAACTGCGGTGTGCTAATGGTTTCGCACGACCTGCATCTGGTGATGGCCAAAACGGACGAAGTGCTGTGTCTTAATCACCATATCTGCTGTTCTGGCACCCCGGAGGCGGTCTCGCAGCACCCGGAATTTATCGCGATGTTCGGTCCACGCGGCGCTCAGCAACTAGCGATTTATCGCCATCATCATAATCATCGTCACGATTTACAGGGACGAATTGTTCTGCGCAAAGGAAATGGCCCGTCATGA
- the znuA gene encoding zinc ABC transporter substrate-binding protein ZnuA — protein sequence MLHNKKRLAFTLPAVAIAASFSLPASAAVVASIKPIGFIAAAIADGVTPVEVLLPDGASEHDYALRPSDVKRIKNADLVVWVGPEMEAFLTKSAAELPANKNLEIANIAGVKPLLITGDDDDDEHEHTQDQGHGAEDSAAHEASDEHHHHGQFNMHLWMSPEIARQSAVAIHGKLLELMPQSKAKLDANLQQFEAELADTDKHIGAQLAPVRNKGYFVFHDAYSYFEKHYGLSPLGHFTVNPEIQPGAQRLHQIRTQLVEQKATCVFAEPQFRPAVIDAVSRGTNVRKGTLDPLGMGISLTKDSYVKFLSQLSSQYASCLNGA from the coding sequence ATGTTACACAATAAAAAGCGCCTTGCTTTTACCCTTCCTGCGGTCGCGATAGCGGCTTCATTTTCCCTGCCAGCATCTGCTGCGGTCGTTGCCTCAATTAAACCGATCGGATTTATCGCCGCCGCGATTGCTGATGGCGTCACGCCAGTGGAAGTGCTACTGCCGGATGGCGCATCTGAGCATGATTATGCACTACGTCCTTCAGATGTAAAACGTATAAAAAACGCAGACTTAGTGGTTTGGGTTGGCCCGGAAATGGAAGCCTTTCTGACGAAGTCAGCGGCGGAACTTCCGGCGAATAAAAATCTGGAAATTGCCAATATTGCCGGGGTCAAACCGCTACTGATCACCGGTGATGACGACGATGATGAGCATGAACATACGCAGGATCAGGGACATGGAGCAGAAGATTCAGCTGCCCATGAGGCGTCTGATGAACACCATCATCATGGTCAGTTTAATATGCATCTGTGGATGTCCCCAGAGATAGCAAGGCAATCTGCGGTTGCAATCCACGGAAAATTATTGGAACTTATGCCGCAAAGCAAGGCCAAACTAGACGCCAACCTGCAGCAGTTTGAAGCAGAATTAGCGGATACGGATAAACACATTGGCGCGCAGCTTGCTCCGGTGCGGAATAAGGGTTACTTCGTTTTTCACGACGCTTATAGCTACTTTGAGAAACATTACGGTTTATCACCGTTAGGGCATTTTACCGTTAATCCTGAGATCCAACCGGGCGCACAGCGTTTACATCAAATACGAACACAGTTGGTTGAGCAAAAAGCCACATGCGTTTTTGCTGAGCCACAATTCAGGCCGGCGGTCATCGATGCCGTGTCACGAGGAACTAATGTGCGTAAAGGTACGTTGGATCCATTGGGCATGGGAATCAGCTTAACCAAAGACAGCTACGTGAAATTCCTCTCACAGTTGTCGAGCCAGTATGCAAGCTGCCTGAATGGAGCATAG
- the mepM gene encoding murein DD-endopeptidase MepM — translation MQQIARSVALAFNNLPRPHRVMLGSLTVITLAVAVWRPYVYHPTDATPIVKNVPLDKFELQNLLPEDSEPVDQSTPEPEEDIPADDIDKDVPDNPNVHDYTVSAGDTLSSALNQYGIDLGDINALVSSDKDLRGLRVGQQLSWTLNADGQLQSFSWELDRRETRTYQRQDDGSFKMQQELQKGEWQNSVLKGEVRGSFAASARSAGLTSNEISNVIKAMQWQMDFRKLRAGDQFSVLMSREMLDGKSAQSQLVGVRLHTGGKDYYAFRAEDGKFYDRNGSGLARGFMRFPTVKQYRVSSNFNPRRLNPVTGRIAPHRGVDFALPIGTPVLAVGDGEVVMAKNGGAAGNYVAIRHGRQYMTRYMHLSKVLVKPGQKVKRGDRIALSGNTGRSTGPHLHFEIWINNQAVNPLTAKLPRMEGLTGKDRSSYLADVKTYLPQLALQQ, via the coding sequence GTGCAGCAGATAGCCCGCTCTGTCGCCCTCGCATTTAATAATTTGCCGCGCCCCCACCGCGTTATGCTGGGGTCATTAACCGTTATTACATTGGCCGTCGCTGTCTGGCGGCCTTACGTTTACCATCCCACCGATGCTACGCCGATCGTCAAAAATGTCCCACTGGACAAATTCGAATTGCAGAATCTGCTGCCGGAAGACAGTGAGCCGGTCGATCAATCGACGCCAGAACCGGAAGAAGACATCCCGGCAGACGACATTGATAAAGACGTGCCGGATAATCCGAACGTGCACGATTACACCGTCTCTGCAGGCGATACGCTGAGTAGCGCCCTCAATCAATACGGTATCGACCTCGGTGACATCAATGCGCTGGTCAGCAGTGACAAGGATCTGCGTGGTCTGCGTGTGGGTCAACAGCTGAGCTGGACCCTGAACGCCGATGGACAGTTACAGAGCTTCAGCTGGGAGCTTGATCGTCGCGAAACCCGCACTTATCAGCGTCAGGATGACGGCAGCTTCAAAATGCAACAGGAGCTGCAAAAAGGCGAATGGCAAAACAGCGTGCTGAAAGGCGAAGTGCGCGGCAGTTTTGCTGCCAGCGCCCGCAGCGCCGGGTTGACCAGCAACGAAATCAGCAACGTGATTAAGGCGATGCAGTGGCAGATGGATTTCCGCAAGCTGCGTGCTGGCGATCAGTTCAGTGTGCTGATGTCGCGTGAAATGCTCGACGGCAAGAGCGCCCAGAGCCAGCTGGTCGGTGTGCGCCTGCATACCGGTGGCAAGGATTACTACGCCTTCCGCGCAGAAGACGGCAAATTCTATGATCGCAATGGGTCAGGTCTGGCGCGTGGCTTTATGCGTTTCCCAACGGTGAAGCAATACCGGGTGTCGTCCAACTTTAACCCGCGTCGTCTGAACCCGGTCACCGGTCGCATCGCGCCTCATCGCGGTGTCGATTTTGCGCTGCCAATTGGTACGCCGGTATTAGCGGTGGGTGATGGCGAAGTGGTGATGGCGAAGAATGGCGGCGCAGCGGGTAATTACGTAGCAATCCGTCATGGCCGCCAGTACATGACGCGCTATATGCACCTCAGCAAAGTGCTGGTGAAGCCGGGTCAGAAGGTGAAGCGTGGCGATCGTATCGCGCTTTCCGGTAATACCGGTCGCTCTACCGGGCCGCATTTGCACTTTGAGATCTGGATTAACAATCAGGCCGTTAACCCACTCACGGCGAAACTGCCGCGTATGGAAGGGCTGACGGGTAAAGATCGCAGCAGTTATCTGGCTGATGTGAAAACTTACCTGCCGCAGCTGGCACTGCAGCAGTAA
- the ruvA gene encoding Holliday junction branch migration protein RuvA — protein sequence MIGRLRGNILEKQPPLVLIEAHGVGYEVHMPMTCFYELPELNQEAIIFTQFVVREDAQLLFGFNSKQERALFRELIKVNGVGPKLALAILSGMSAQQFVTAVEKEEIAVLVKLPGVGKKTAERLVVEMKDRFKGMHGDLFGGDSAFTLTTPSAAPDTNDAEAEAVAALVALGYKPQEASRMVSKIGRPDADCETLIREALRAAI from the coding sequence GTGATTGGTCGTTTACGAGGCAACATTCTGGAAAAACAGCCGCCGCTGGTGTTGATTGAGGCGCATGGCGTCGGTTATGAAGTGCATATGCCAATGACCTGCTTTTATGAGCTGCCTGAGCTAAACCAGGAAGCGATCATCTTCACCCAGTTTGTGGTGCGTGAAGATGCGCAACTGCTGTTTGGTTTCAACAGTAAGCAGGAGCGTGCGCTGTTCCGTGAGCTGATTAAAGTCAATGGCGTGGGGCCGAAGCTGGCGCTGGCGATTCTTTCCGGCATGTCTGCACAACAGTTCGTGACGGCGGTGGAGAAAGAAGAGATTGCGGTGTTGGTGAAACTGCCTGGCGTCGGCAAAAAAACCGCTGAGCGTCTGGTGGTGGAGATGAAGGACCGCTTCAAAGGTATGCACGGTGATCTGTTCGGTGGTGACAGCGCCTTTACCCTGACCACACCGTCGGCTGCGCCAGACACCAACGATGCGGAAGCAGAAGCGGTTGCGGCCCTGGTGGCACTGGGGTATAAACCGCAGGAAGCCAGCCGCATGGTAAGCAAAATTGGCCGACCTGATGCGGACTGCGAAACCCTGATCCGCGAAGCCCTGCGCGCAGCCATTTGA
- the ruvB gene encoding Holliday junction branch migration DNA helicase RuvB, producing MIEADRLVSASSVNEEENLDRAIRPKLLSEYVGQPQVREQMEIFIKAAQLRGDALDHLLIFGPPGLGKTTLANIVANEMGVNLRTTSGPVLEKAGDLAAMLTNLEPHDVLFIDEIHRLSPVVEEVLYPAMEDYQLDIMIGEGPAARSIKLDLPPFTLIGATTRAGSLTSPLRDRFGIVQRLEFYNVADLQHIVGRSAACLGLALSEEGALEIARRSRGTPRIANRLLRRVRDFAEVRANGDMSGEVSASALDMLNVDSQGFDYMDRKLLLAIIDKFMGGPVGLDNLAAAIGEERETIEDVIEPFLIQQGFIQRTPRGRMATQHAYRHFGITREEQ from the coding sequence ATGATTGAAGCCGATCGCCTGGTCTCCGCCAGCAGTGTTAACGAAGAAGAGAACCTTGACCGCGCCATTCGGCCTAAGCTGCTGTCTGAATATGTTGGACAGCCGCAGGTGCGTGAACAGATGGAGATCTTTATCAAAGCGGCGCAACTGCGTGGCGATGCTCTCGACCATCTGTTGATCTTCGGTCCTCCCGGCCTCGGTAAAACCACGCTGGCGAATATTGTCGCCAACGAAATGGGGGTCAATCTGCGCACCACTTCCGGACCGGTGCTGGAGAAGGCGGGCGATCTGGCGGCGATGCTGACTAACCTTGAACCGCATGATGTGTTATTCATCGATGAAATTCACCGTCTGTCACCGGTGGTGGAAGAGGTGCTCTATCCGGCGATGGAAGATTATCAGCTGGATATTATGATCGGTGAAGGTCCGGCAGCGCGTTCGATTAAACTCGATCTCCCGCCGTTCACCCTGATTGGTGCGACCACCCGCGCCGGTTCACTGACTTCACCCTTGCGCGATCGCTTCGGGATTGTGCAGCGCCTGGAATTTTATAACGTGGCGGATTTGCAGCATATCGTGGGCCGCAGTGCTGCTTGTCTGGGTCTGGCATTGAGCGAAGAGGGTGCACTGGAAATTGCACGCCGTTCACGCGGGACACCGCGTATTGCTAACCGCCTGCTGCGCCGCGTGCGTGACTTCGCCGAGGTGCGCGCCAATGGTGATATGAGCGGTGAGGTTTCCGCCAGCGCGCTGGACATGCTCAATGTGGATAGCCAGGGCTTTGACTATATGGATCGCAAGCTGCTGCTGGCGATTATTGATAAGTTCATGGGCGGCCCGGTCGGGCTGGATAACCTTGCCGCAGCGATTGGCGAAGAGCGTGAAACCATCGAAGACGTGATTGAACCCTTCCTGATTCAGCAGGGCTTTATTCAGCGCACGCCGCGTGGCCGTATGGCAACGCAGCATGCGTATCGTCACTTCGGTATTACCCGCGAAGAACAGTAA
- the znuB gene encoding zinc ABC transporter permease subunit ZnuB, with the protein MIELLLPGWLGGVFLALAAGPLGAFVVWRRMSYFGDTLAHASLLGVAFGLLFNVNPYYAVILVTVCLALGLVWLERRPHLAIDTLLGIMAHSALSLGLVVVSLMSGVRVDLMAYLFGDLLAVTPQDLWMMGGGVVIVLAVMAWQWRSLLSMTISPELAQVDGVNIQRTRLMLMLVTALTIGVAMKFVGALIITSLLIIPAATARRFSRSPEQMAGFAVIIGILAVTGGLSFSALYDTPAGPSVVLCAAILFIISMAKKPAA; encoded by the coding sequence ATGATTGAACTGTTGTTACCTGGCTGGCTGGGCGGTGTGTTTCTGGCACTGGCGGCCGGTCCGCTGGGCGCGTTTGTCGTCTGGCGACGCATGTCCTATTTTGGTGATACCCTTGCCCACGCATCACTCCTCGGCGTGGCCTTCGGCCTGCTGTTTAACGTCAATCCCTATTATGCGGTGATTCTGGTGACGGTTTGCCTGGCGCTCGGGCTGGTGTGGCTGGAACGTCGCCCGCATCTGGCGATTGATACCCTGCTCGGCATTATGGCGCACAGTGCGTTATCGCTGGGTCTGGTGGTAGTCAGCCTGATGTCTGGCGTGCGCGTCGATTTAATGGCTTATCTGTTTGGCGATTTGCTGGCCGTCACACCACAGGATCTGTGGATGATGGGCGGTGGCGTGGTGATTGTGCTGGCGGTGATGGCGTGGCAATGGCGCTCACTGCTCTCCATGACCATCAGCCCGGAGCTGGCGCAGGTGGATGGTGTCAATATTCAGCGCACGCGCCTGATGTTGATGCTGGTGACGGCGCTGACGATTGGTGTGGCGATGAAGTTTGTCGGGGCGTTGATTATCACTTCACTGCTGATCATCCCGGCCGCTACCGCACGCCGCTTCTCACGCTCACCGGAACAGATGGCAGGCTTTGCGGTGATTATCGGCATTCTGGCCGTGACCGGCGGTCTGAGCTTTTCCGCGCTTTACGACACCCCGGCCGGTCCGTCAGTGGTGTTATGCGCAGCCATCCTGTTTATCATCAGCATGGCAAAAAAACCGGCGGCCTGA